From a single Pseudophryne corroboree isolate aPseCor3 chromosome 6, aPseCor3.hap2, whole genome shotgun sequence genomic region:
- the LOC134936096 gene encoding gastrula zinc finger protein XlCGF17.1-like, whose translation MMSHTGEKPHLCSECDRSFTCKSKLLRHQRTHTGEKPFTCSECDRRFTCKSHLLIHQRSHTGERPFICSECSKCFSQKAELVRHLRIHTGEKPFKCSECSKCFSHKADLVIHQRIHTGEKPFQCSECSKCFSQKKHLVRHQRTHTGEKPFKCSECSKCFSQMSYLVIHQRSHTGEKPFICSECSNCFSKKADLVIHERRHTGETPFICSECSNCFSKKRYLINHQRIHTGEKPFTCSECGKCFSHKSVLIIHERRHRGEKPFICSECSKCFFQKSDLVIHERSHTGEKPFTCSECSKCFTMKKTLVNHMRSHSEGLNAASVS comes from the coding sequence ATgatgagtcacacaggagagaaaccacatctgtgttctgagtgtgacagaagctttacatgTAAATCAAAGCTTCTTAGACATCAgaggactcacacaggagagaaaccatttacatgttctgagtgtgacagaaggtttacatgtaaatcacatcttctcatacatcagaggagtcacacaggagagagaccatttatatgttctgaatgcagcaagtgtttttcccagaaggcaGAGCTTGTTAGACAtctgaggattcacacaggagagaaaccatttaaatgttctgaatgcagcaagtgtttttcccataaggcagatcttgttatacatcagaggattcacacaggagagaaaccatttcaatgttctgaatgcagcaagtgtttttcccagaagaaacatcttgttagacatcagaggactcacacaggagagaaaccatttaaatgttctgaatgcagcaagtgtttttcccagatgtcatatcttgttatacatcagaggagtcacacaggagagaaaccatttatatgttctgaatgcagcaactgTTTTTCCAAGAaggcagatcttgttatacatgagaggcgtcacacaggagagacaccatttatatgttctgaatgcagcaactgTTTTTCCAAAAAGAGATATCTTATTaatcatcagaggattcacacaggagagaaaccatttacatgttctgaatgcggcaagtgtttttcccataagTCAGTGCTTATTATACATGAGAggcgtcacagaggagagaaaccatttatatgttctgaatgcagcaagtgttttttccagaagtcagatcttgttatacatgagaggagtcacacaggagagaaaccatttacatgttctgaatgcagtaaGTGTTTTACTATGAAGAAAACACTTGTTAATCACATGCGGAGTCACTCTGAGggcctgaatgcagcaagtgtttcatAA